CGCTTGAAGACCATCGACCTGTCGTACGATTTCCCCCGCAAACTCACCCCTCGCTTCCTGAGTTCGCTGCGTTTGTATATGAATGCGTACAACCTGTTCACCTGGACCAGTTATGACAAGTACCAACAGGATCCGGAAATTCAGACCAACTCTGCCGGTGATGCCTATATGAACCAGCGAGTACTGAACTTCGGCGTGTCTGTATCTTTCTGATTTGCCTCTTAGAATAATATTAGTATAAGGAAAGTTCACTAAGAAAAAGTGTCGCAACGGAAATTCCCGTTGCGACACTTTTTTATAGATGATTGTCTGATTACAGACAAAATGTTTTATTTCACAAGTACTCACTAATCAGTGTAGCATCATTGAAATTAGAGTAATTTTTTTCATACTCGTTTTGTTTAATTAAATCCGTTAGTTTTTTTTAAACTTAATGGCGTTGGTGATGCAAAAGTATACAATATTTATAAATTTGCAAAACTTTGAGCTGTGTCTTGATTAAAAGTGTACGGAAAACGTCTATTTTCTTCGAAATTGTTAGTTTTAGTGTGTAAAAATTAGACCAATTTATATAATTAATGGGTCAAACGGTTTTGATTGAGCTGCAGGTTTTTGGTGGTTCGTTTATTATGTCTTATCTTTGTCGTCGAAAATAATAAATCAGCTATAAATTGCTAACAAAATAAATAGTAAGAAGAATGAAAAAGAAAAGTTTATTTCTACTTTCACTGTCGCTCATGGCAGTGATGGGGGCGGGTGCAAAACCTGTACTCCCCGAATTGTTTACCAGTAATATGGTGATGCAACAACTGGCTGAGGTGCCCGTTTGGGGAACAGCCAAGAAAGGAAAGGTGGTGACTGTTACGGCATCGTGGAATCATCAGACGGTATCTGCCAAAGCCGATGAGAACGGACGTTGGAAGGTCACTCTGCGTACCACTGAAGCCGGAGGTCCCTATACGGTGACTATCAGCGACGGTCAGAAAGTAACCCTCGAAAATGTGATGTTAGGCGAGGTGTGGCTCTGCTCTGGACAGTCGAACATGGAGATGCCTATCGATGGATGGGGACGTGTGTTGAACTTTGAAGAAGAAAAACAGGAGGCTAATCAGTATCAGAATATCCGACTGCTGCAGATGAAACGCCATGTGGAAACACAACCCAGCGATGAGGTAGTGACCACAGCAGGAGGATGGCAAGTATGTTCAGCTGCCAGTGTAAAAGAGTTTTCAGCTACGGGCTATTTCTTCGGTCGCGACATCCATAAGTATAGAAATGTGCCCGTTGGACTGATTGATGCCTCATGGGGAGGAACTTTCATTGAACCGTGGACGAGTGCCGACGCTTTGGCCCAATATCCCGAAATGCGTCCGGAAATAGCAAAAGTGCAAGCTATTCCAGCCGACAAACAGCAACAGTTGGCTTTCTATAGTGCCACGATGAGCGAGTGGGGCAAGAAAGAGAAACTGACTGATCCTGGCTATAAGAACGGCAAAGCTGTTTGGGCTTCCACTGATTTCGACGACTCTAAATGGAAAACCGTGGATGTGCCCTGCGAGTGGGGAAAGATGGGATTAGGAGATTTCGATGGTGTGATGTGGTATCGCCATGTGGTGAACATCCCCAAGTCAATGGCCGGAAAAGACTTGGTATTGTCGTTGGGATGGGTAGATGACATCGACTACACTTTCTTCAATGGCGAGTCTGTGGGTGAGATGTTCGACTACGGACTGGACAGAAAATATACCATTCCCGGTCGCTTGGTAAAGGCGGGCCGCAATGTGATAGCCGTGCGAGTGATTGACATCATTGGTGGAGGTGGCATCTATCATGATGCGGCAAGTCTGTATCTTGAGCCTGTAAAAGGAAAGAAGAATCTGCGTATCAGTCTTGCCGCTCAGTGGCGCTACAAGCTGGGGGCTGAATTGAAAAACATGCCTTCGTTCCCCAATCTCCGACTAAATCAGCCCAATCAAGTGAATGTACTCTACAACGCTATGATCAATCCTATTATAAAGTTCCCAATTCGTGGTGCTATCTGGTATCAGGGATGCAATAACGAGCAGAAAGGCTATCAGTATCGCGAACTGTTACCCCTGATGATTCGCGACTGGCGCGAAAAGTGGGGCAAAGACTTTCCGTTCTATATCGTTCAGTTGGCCAATTTCCGTCAGCAGCAGAATGAGCCTGGTGATGACCTGTGGGCTGAGGT
The sequence above is a segment of the Prevotella sp. E9-3 genome. Coding sequences within it:
- a CDS encoding sialate O-acetylesterase → MKKKSLFLLSLSLMAVMGAGAKPVLPELFTSNMVMQQLAEVPVWGTAKKGKVVTVTASWNHQTVSAKADENGRWKVTLRTTEAGGPYTVTISDGQKVTLENVMLGEVWLCSGQSNMEMPIDGWGRVLNFEEEKQEANQYQNIRLLQMKRHVETQPSDEVVTTAGGWQVCSAASVKEFSATGYFFGRDIHKYRNVPVGLIDASWGGTFIEPWTSADALAQYPEMRPEIAKVQAIPADKQQQLAFYSATMSEWGKKEKLTDPGYKNGKAVWASTDFDDSKWKTVDVPCEWGKMGLGDFDGVMWYRHVVNIPKSMAGKDLVLSLGWVDDIDYTFFNGESVGEMFDYGLDRKYTIPGRLVKAGRNVIAVRVIDIIGGGGIYHDAASLYLEPVKGKKNLRISLAAQWRYKLGAELKNMPSFPNLRLNQPNQVNVLYNAMINPIIKFPIRGAIWYQGCNNEQKGYQYRELLPLMIRDWREKWGKDFPFYIVQLANFRQQQNEPGDDLWAEVREAQAMTAQHVENSGLACTIDIGDAFDIHPRNKQEVGRRLALQARAKTYGEKIEYSGPVYKNYQIEGRQIRIFFDHAEGLTARNGEQPKGFAIAGSDRKFYWATARIEGNSIVVSCPEVKYPVAVRYAWHENPICNIQNKQGLPAVPFRTDDWAGKSFNVRKAL